Proteins found in one Brachypodium distachyon strain Bd21 chromosome 5, Brachypodium_distachyon_v3.0, whole genome shotgun sequence genomic segment:
- the LOC100837038 gene encoding transcription factor bHLH112 — MGDHELMHAAHPAMYNSNNGGAGAVSNGAGAMWWNTVPAAACSTEQLAAGFGGTWQSALAGSGYDVVAAADGGKAKSCAAAATPASSESPGNNSSITFQEPTGCCLNDPAAAAGFTDWNHTYMSNGTGAGNNLHGFLQVGHVQDNNMSAARADHSMNASSLMSNNLDLALQGSGSHQEQQLLSGLGQQAELLLSPTSPYGFHSSSLLRSLMDNQPTAKPGIQQQQQQQYNQYGQQQQMVHGGQISSQAAAGAGRGALQFTNDAAFWNNNPSAAAGFGVMMAAPAADQASMRAVKQSSPAPPRAANLALKTVLEGVGDSSSITTSRKKASGEPAFKKPRMETPSPLPTFKVRKEKLGDRITALQQLVSPFGKTDTASVLHETIEYVKFLHDQVGVLSAPYLKNGNHHHHQVPQYLKSSSASPDKPSKDGSEVSLKGRGLCLVPISSTFAVASEVPVDFWTPFGAGFR; from the exons cggggccgtctcgaatggcgccggcgccatgtGGTGGAACACGGTGCCCGCGGCAGCGTGCTCCACGGAGCAGCTCGCTGCCGGGTTTGGCGGCACCTGGCAGTCCGCTCTAGCAGGTTCTGGCTACGAcgtcgtggcggcggccgacggcggAAAGGCGAAGAgctgcgccgctgccgccaccccGGCCTCCTCCGAGTCTCCTGGCAACAACAGCTCCATCACCTTCCAAGAACCCACCGGCTGCTGCCTCAACGAtcccgctgctgccgccgggtTCACCGATTGGAACCACACTTACAT GAGCAACGGTACTGGGGCTGGTAATAATCTTCATGGGTTTCTGCAAGTTGGCCACGTCCAGGACAACAACATGAGCGCCGCCAGAGCCGACCACAGCATGAACGCGTCAAGCTTGATGAGCAACAACCTAGACCTAGCGCTGCAAGGCAGCGGCAGCCaccaggagcagcagctgctgtcTGGCCTCGGGCAGCAGGCGGAGCTGCTGCTGTCCCCAACCTCGCCCTACGGGTTCCACTCCTCCTCGCTGCTCCGGAGCCTCATGGATAATCAGCCCACGGCCAAGCCGGggatccagcagcagcagcagcagcagtataATCAGTatggccagcagcagcagatggtGCATGGTGGCCAGATCAGCTCGCAGGCGGCAGCTGGGGCCGGCAGGGGTGCGCTTCAGTTCACCAACGACGCCGCGTTCTGGAATAATAACccttctgctgctgccgggTTTGGTGTCATGATGgctgcgccggccgccgaTCAGGCTTCCATGCGTGCCGTCAAGCaatcgtcgccggcgccgccgcgggcggctAACCTTGCATTAAAG ACTGTTTTAGAAGGAGTAGGAGACTCCAGCTCAATCACTACCAGCAGGAAGAAGGCCAGCGGCGAGCCGGCGTTCAAGAAACCAAGAATGGAGACGCCGTCGCCATTGCCCACCTTCAAG GTTAGGAAGGAGAAGCTAGGGGACAGGATCACAGCACTCCAACAGCTCGTCTCTCCTTTCGGAAAG ACGGACACTGCGTCGGTGCTCCACGAGACCATCGAGTACGTCAAGTTCCTCCACGACCAAGTTGGT GTGCTTAGTGCTCCGTACTTGAAGAACGGCaatcatcatcaccatcaagTGCCACAATACCTCAAG AGCTCGAGTGCAAGCCCTGACAAGCCGTCGAAGGACGGCAGCGAGGTGTCGCTCAAGGGCCGGGGGCTGTGCCTGGTGCCGATCTCGAGCACGTTCGCGGTGGCCAGCGAGGTGCCCGTCGACTTCTGGACCCCGTTCGGGGCCGGCTTCAGgtag